A segment of the Candidatus Andeanibacterium colombiense genome:
GCCTGCGCCTCGATGCTCACCTGCGCATGATCGAATGGCTTCTTGCGCACCAGATTGACCGTGCCCCCGGGGTTTCCATAGCTGCCGAACTGGCCGGCGGCGCCGCGCAGCAGTTCGACGTGGTCGTAGATCGCCATGTCAATCTGAGGATAGAATCCTTGGCCGATCGCGAAGGAAGTCGATAGCGGCGCTCCGCCGTCTATCTGGATACTGGTCACCTCGAAACCGCGGGAATAGAACGTCGTCTCCAAGCTCGTCGCTCCCTGCGCCAGCGAAATGCCAGGCAATTGCGCCATCGCCGTCGTGAAATCCGTCACATTCTGCTGCTCCAGCCTTTCGCTGGTGAGCACCGAAATCGACTGCGGCACATCCTTCAGCGCCTGAGGCACCTTGCTCCCGATCGTCAGCGCACCGCTGGTAAAACTCCCGGTCCCCTCGGTCGCCGTAATGTCCCGCGAGCCGTTGACCCCGTTCACCCCGGCCGTCTGCCCCGCGCCGCCAAAGTAAGGCGAGCCCTGCACGCCCTCGACGCTGACCACGCCGGTCACGCGCTCGCCGTCCGCGCTTGCGCCGCCGATCGTCGCGGTGTTGCCCGAGAGGCTGCCGCCGAGGCCGGTGCCCGCGAGGAGGCGCCCGAGCGCTTCCGCGGCGCTCATCCGGCCGCTGACGCCGGCCGACGTGATCCCGTCGACAAGGCTGCTCGAATAGACCAGCTGGATGCCGGTCTGTGCCGAATAGGCCTGCAGCGCTGCGCTCAGCGGGCCGACGGGGATCGAGAAATTCCGCGCCGCGCTTTCGTCCTGCGCCATCGCCGCGCCCGGCAGCGCCAGCGCCAGCGGCGCGGCACAGGCCAGCAGCAGTGCGATCCGCCCGCACCGGCGACCGCGCGTTTCCCTGTAGCTCATAATTTTCCCCTTGGCTGCAGCAGCCCCCCTCTGGATCCCTCATCCGGGGGGATGTCACAGTAGAGTCATCCGAGATCGGACATGCCTAACCGGTTTAACCGCGCGGCGGGAAAAATATGGCGGAGCGGGCCGGTTCCGGCGGGATCGTCAGTCCGCCGCCCGCACCAGGATCAGCCACGGCAAATGCGTGACCTTCAGCCCCTGGCTGCGCGCGAGCGTATCGACGCCTTCCTCGGCGCGGCCGGGGAACAGCGTGCCGCTGACCAGGCGGCCGCCGATCGAGCGGTCGGTCAGCACGATGCGGCCGTCGTAATAGCGGTCAAGTTCTCGCAGCGCCTGGTCGAGCGGGATCTGGTCGAGCACGATGCGCCCGTCCCGCCATGCGAATTCGCCGGTATGGACCGCGCGCATATGCGGCGAGGGGCCATCGAACGAAGCGGCTTCGCCCCCCGCGAGCCGGGTGGTGCGGGCGCCTTGCGCGACATCGACCAGCCCTTCGCTGACCGCTACAAGCAGGCCCCCCGCCCCGTCGACCGCCCCGTCGCCCCCCCGGTCGACCGCGAACACCGTGCCGACATCGGTGATCGTGGCATCGCCGGCCTCGACCGCGAGGGGCCGGGCATCGCCATGCGCGGCGGCGAGCGCGACGCGCCCGCGCGCGAGCCGGATTGTGCGGTGGTCATCGTCGAAGGCGAGATCGATCGCGCTGTCGCTGTCGAGCCACGCGGTGGTGCCGTCGGGCAGGGTCAGGCGGCGGACCTCGCCCGCGGCGGTCGCGTGATCGTGGAAGCCCGGAAACAGCAGCGCGAAGGCGAGGCCCGCGGCCAGCGCGGTCCCGGCCGCCAGGCGCAGCGGCGCGCGGCGGTATTTGCGCAAGGATGTCCGCGGCAGCTCGGTCCAGACCGCACGCGCCTGCTCATAGGCGCAGCGGTGCTCCGGATCTTCGGCCAGCCACGCGCGCAGCCGGGCGACATCTTCCGGCGAGGGTTCGCCCGAAGTCAGCCGCTCGACCCATTCGGCCGCGGTCGCGGCGATGTCGCCGCGCTGTTCCGGATGCGGCGCTGGCGTCAACGGATCGGCGTGCCCCCTGTGGCGAAAACGGTCTTGGCTATGACAGACGAGCATCGAAATGCCTAACCGGCGATCTCGTCGTCGCCCAGCGCGCGGGCCAATGCGGCCATCGCGCCGCGCATGTGCTTTTCGACCGCCGTGTCGGAAATCGCGAGCCGCGCGGCGATCTCGCGGTTGGTCAGCCCGTCGAGCCGGCGCCATGCGAGGATCTGGCGGGTACGTTCGGGCAGGCGCGCGATCGCGGCATCGACCC
Coding sequences within it:
- a CDS encoding FecR domain-containing protein, with the translated sequence MTPAPHPEQRGDIAATAAEWVERLTSGEPSPEDVARLRAWLAEDPEHRCAYEQARAVWTELPRTSLRKYRRAPLRLAAGTALAAGLAFALLFPGFHDHATAAGEVRRLTLPDGTTAWLDSDSAIDLAFDDDHRTIRLARGRVALAAAHGDARPLAVEAGDATITDVGTVFAVDRGGDGAVDGAGGLLVAVSEGLVDVAQGARTTRLAGGEAASFDGPSPHMRAVHTGEFAWRDGRIVLDQIPLDQALRELDRYYDGRIVLTDRSIGGRLVSGTLFPGRAEEGVDTLARSQGLKVTHLPWLILVRAAD